From a single Fusobacterium pseudoperiodonticum genomic region:
- a CDS encoding radical SAM protein: MLTYDLKVGYSCNNRCKHCVIDDSKDMLLNKAVSIDLTTNECMEQIDEMLKKRITSIVLTGGEVTIRKDFSELIKKCVDSNLLITVQTNGRKLNDVKIINAIKDVKNIKFVIALHGKSAKTHDAITQVRGSFIETCQGIKKMCLLGKNVILKIVISKINMLELPEIIKLASNLGVKYICFAFPHGHGAARKNFSKIIPTYSELKEILREMINIATQEKINIEFEAIPFCIIPYAMQLVGELKYLEGNTMCTQVREDTFDWEKVRKSIKRKGNNCIKCDMDNFCEGPWSEYIETFGTDELIPIRLPIKSKELIYKALNKKI, translated from the coding sequence ATGTTAACATATGATCTTAAAGTAGGATATTCTTGTAACAATCGTTGTAAACATTGTGTTATTGATGATAGCAAAGACATGCTATTAAATAAAGCCGTTTCTATTGATTTAACAACAAATGAATGTATGGAACAAATAGATGAGATGCTAAAAAAGAGAATTACTTCAATTGTTCTTACAGGTGGTGAAGTAACGATAAGGAAGGATTTTTCAGAGTTAATAAAGAAGTGTGTAGATAGTAATTTGTTGATAACGGTTCAAACGAATGGAAGAAAGTTAAATGATGTAAAAATAATAAATGCTATTAAAGATGTAAAGAATATTAAATTTGTTATAGCTTTGCATGGTAAAAGTGCAAAAACTCATGATGCTATAACACAAGTAAGAGGAAGCTTTATTGAAACTTGTCAAGGAATCAAAAAAATGTGTCTTCTAGGAAAAAATGTTATATTGAAAATAGTTATTTCTAAAATAAATATGCTAGAATTACCAGAAATTATTAAATTAGCTTCAAACTTAGGAGTAAAATATATATGTTTCGCTTTCCCACATGGACATGGAGCAGCAAGAAAGAATTTTTCTAAAATTATTCCTACTTATTCCGAACTTAAAGAAATTCTAAGAGAGATGATTAATATTGCTACTCAAGAAAAAATTAATATTGAATTTGAAGCAATCCCTTTTTGTATTATACCATATGCTATGCAATTAGTAGGGGAATTAAAATATCTTGAAGGAAATACTATGTGTACTCAAGTAAGAGAAGATACTTTTGATTGGGAAAAAGTAAGAAAGTCAATCAAAAGAAAAGGTAATAATTGTATAAAGTGTGATATGGATAATTTTTGTGAAGGACCTTGGTCAGAGTATATAGAAACATTTGGAACTGATGAACTAATTCCCATAAGACTTCCTATCAAAAGTAAGGAATTAATTTATAAGGCACTTAATAAAAAAATTTAA